From Luteolibacter yonseiensis, the proteins below share one genomic window:
- a CDS encoding SCO family protein, with the protein MPLPDPSQEPAIRDPKKLRNTAFVLLAMMIVGGALILKAYEQWSVKQSQDDRPAVVYRITPERDLRMLRQDGKTVDLVDLRGKVIALNVISLRDPQAAERSLAVMKRLAGTRKADGDIHLVTLILDPMPSEKLLPALQETAAAHGMTLPQWWLGSNEPKTLHKFIKNELKANVYPNEARGSWEYDPAIVLIDKNGHVRRAVVPQKQGGPPFIATFDFDQAAGWDAKGVKTGTDHSNSEQLEILLNHTIDKLLAEKYVK; encoded by the coding sequence ATGCCCCTGCCTGATCCAAGCCAAGAACCCGCGATCCGGGACCCGAAAAAGCTTCGCAACACCGCATTTGTCCTGCTCGCCATGATGATCGTCGGTGGCGCGCTGATCCTGAAAGCCTACGAGCAGTGGTCCGTGAAGCAGTCCCAAGACGACCGGCCCGCCGTCGTTTACCGCATCACTCCGGAACGCGACCTGCGCATGCTCCGGCAGGATGGAAAGACCGTCGATCTGGTGGATCTGCGCGGAAAGGTCATCGCGCTCAACGTCATCAGCCTGCGTGATCCCCAGGCCGCCGAACGCAGCCTGGCGGTGATGAAACGTCTCGCCGGGACCCGCAAGGCGGACGGCGACATCCACCTTGTCACCCTGATCCTCGACCCCATGCCCTCGGAGAAGCTCCTTCCAGCCCTCCAGGAAACGGCCGCGGCCCACGGCATGACCCTGCCGCAGTGGTGGCTTGGCAGCAACGAGCCAAAGACCCTCCACAAGTTCATCAAGAACGAGCTCAAGGCGAATGTTTACCCCAACGAGGCAAGAGGCAGTTGGGAATACGACCCCGCCATCGTGCTGATCGATAAAAACGGCCATGTCCGCCGGGCGGTGGTGCCGCAGAAACAGGGCGGCCCTCCGTTCATCGCCACCTTCGATTTCGACCAGGCCGCGGGATGGGACGCGAAGGGAGTCAAAACAGGCACGGATCATTCCAATTCCGAGCAACTGGAAATCCTTCTCAACCATACCATCGACAAGCTTCTGGCAGAAAAATACGTGAAATGA